In Longimicrobium sp., a genomic segment contains:
- a CDS encoding zinc-dependent metalloprotease, protein MKHQSTVLLAAVLLAGCARQTPPATGPSAAGNGPARAGAPVQRTMPSGAAMGGDTTAPAGGGGGSGAARPRAYASVITSEARTRRGMFAVHQVGDKLYFEIPRRELNKDMLLVGRYARAAPINPNNPAGGFGEFGGDQFAELTLRWERNRNRVILRSPSFDITADTTLPVARAVETSNYPAIVAVMNVEAFGPDSSAVVDVTRLFTTATPEIAAIRGTVDPARSYIERALAFPDNVEVEATQTGVPTPPRGPGAPPAPPSGQPTPATSVLAHWSIVRLPEVPMMPRRFDERVGFFSIRQIDFGTDEHRSARRSYITRYRLECSERREGDLCYPKKPIVYYVDPATPDRWKPYVRAGIVEWQQAFEAAGFKDGIVPGDVPANDPDWSPEDIRHTVIRWLPSTTENAVGPHVHDPRTGEILNGSVRMFHNILNLQRSWYFTQASAIDPRARMLPMPDSLMGRLLQFVVAHEIGHTIGLQHDQIGSSTYPADSVRSASWVRRMGHSPSIMDYSRFNYVAQPEDNIPLEHIIPRVGPYDKYAIMWGYKPIPGATTSEQERPTLERWSRMQDTIPWYRFSANNEFGGYGTLNEAVGDADPIQSTGLGFRNLQRVVGYIPAAATRPGEDNTDLRELYDRTVQQWSTEAGHVATMVGGGTVQYKSGSQPGAVYAPMPAARQQAAVRFLNDNVFRTPQFLVRPDIASRIEAGGMISRINGAQTRVLNNLMDDGRMNRLLEQEALGRERQYVYPLSSMLDDVRRGIWSEIYSARPVMDPYRRELQMDFLSVIDRKLNPQEQPGQQAVIFFGPRPAPLSDDAKSQLRGVLVTLRSEIQRAIPRTTDRGTLLHLQGAVHRIGNILDPAD, encoded by the coding sequence ATGAAGCACCAGTCCACCGTCCTCCTGGCGGCCGTACTCCTGGCGGGGTGCGCCCGCCAGACGCCGCCGGCCACAGGTCCATCGGCGGCCGGCAACGGCCCCGCCCGCGCCGGAGCCCCCGTCCAGCGCACCATGCCGTCCGGAGCCGCCATGGGCGGCGACACCACCGCCCCCGCCGGCGGCGGTGGCGGAAGCGGGGCCGCGCGCCCCCGCGCCTACGCGTCGGTCATCACCTCCGAGGCGCGCACGCGCCGCGGGATGTTCGCCGTGCACCAGGTGGGCGACAAGCTGTACTTCGAGATCCCGCGCCGCGAGCTCAACAAGGACATGCTGCTGGTGGGGCGCTACGCCCGCGCCGCGCCCATCAACCCGAACAACCCGGCCGGCGGCTTCGGCGAGTTCGGCGGCGACCAGTTCGCCGAGCTCACGCTGCGCTGGGAGCGCAACCGCAACCGCGTGATCCTGCGCTCCCCGTCGTTCGACATCACGGCGGACACCACGCTCCCCGTGGCCCGCGCGGTCGAGACCTCCAACTACCCGGCCATCGTCGCGGTGATGAACGTGGAAGCGTTCGGGCCGGACAGCTCGGCCGTAGTGGACGTGACGCGCCTGTTCACCACCGCCACGCCCGAGATCGCGGCGATCCGCGGCACGGTGGACCCGGCCCGCTCGTACATCGAGCGCGCCCTGGCCTTCCCGGACAACGTGGAGGTCGAGGCGACGCAGACCGGCGTCCCCACCCCCCCGCGCGGCCCGGGCGCCCCGCCGGCGCCCCCCAGCGGGCAGCCGACGCCGGCAACCAGCGTGCTGGCGCACTGGAGCATCGTGCGCCTTCCCGAGGTGCCGATGATGCCGCGCCGCTTCGACGAGCGCGTGGGCTTCTTCTCGATCCGCCAGATCGACTTCGGCACCGACGAGCACCGCTCGGCGCGCCGCAGCTACATCACCCGCTACCGCCTGGAGTGCTCCGAGCGGCGCGAGGGCGACCTTTGCTACCCCAAGAAGCCGATCGTCTACTACGTGGACCCCGCCACGCCCGACCGGTGGAAGCCGTACGTGCGCGCCGGCATCGTGGAGTGGCAGCAGGCGTTCGAGGCGGCGGGCTTCAAGGACGGCATCGTCCCCGGCGACGTGCCGGCGAACGACCCCGACTGGTCGCCCGAGGACATCCGCCATACGGTGATCCGCTGGCTGCCGTCCACCACGGAGAACGCGGTGGGGCCGCACGTTCACGACCCGCGCACGGGCGAGATCCTCAACGGCTCGGTGCGGATGTTCCACAACATCCTGAACCTGCAGCGCTCCTGGTACTTCACGCAGGCGTCGGCCATCGACCCGCGCGCCCGCATGCTGCCCATGCCGGACTCGCTGATGGGCCGCCTGCTGCAGTTCGTGGTGGCGCACGAGATCGGGCACACCATCGGCCTGCAGCACGACCAGATCGGCAGCTCCACCTACCCGGCCGACAGCGTGCGCAGCGCCAGCTGGGTGCGGCGGATGGGGCACTCGCCCAGCATCATGGACTACTCGCGCTTCAACTACGTGGCGCAGCCCGAGGACAACATCCCGCTGGAGCACATCATTCCGCGGGTGGGGCCGTACGACAAGTACGCCATCATGTGGGGGTACAAGCCGATCCCCGGCGCCACCACGAGCGAGCAGGAGCGCCCCACGCTGGAGCGGTGGTCGCGCATGCAGGACACCATCCCCTGGTACCGCTTCTCGGCCAACAACGAGTTCGGCGGCTACGGCACGCTGAACGAGGCGGTGGGCGACGCGGACCCCATCCAGTCCACGGGGCTCGGCTTCCGCAACCTGCAGCGGGTGGTGGGCTACATCCCCGCCGCCGCCACGCGGCCGGGTGAGGACAACACCGACCTCCGCGAGCTGTACGACCGCACGGTGCAGCAGTGGTCCACCGAGGCGGGGCACGTGGCCACCATGGTGGGCGGCGGCACCGTGCAGTACAAGAGCGGCAGCCAGCCGGGCGCCGTGTACGCGCCCATGCCGGCCGCGCGCCAGCAGGCGGCGGTGCGCTTCCTGAACGACAACGTCTTCCGCACGCCGCAGTTCCTGGTTCGCCCCGACATCGCCAGCCGCATCGAGGCGGGCGGGATGATCTCGCGCATCAACGGGGCGCAGACGCGCGTGCTCAACAACCTGATGGACGACGGGCGCATGAACCGCCTGCTGGAGCAGGAGGCCCTGGGCCGCGAGCGGCAGTACGTCTACCCGCTGTCGTCGATGCTGGACGACGTGCGCCGCGGCATCTGGTCGGAGATCTACTCCGCGCGCCCGGTGATGGACCCGTACCGGCGCGAGCTGCAGATGGACTTCCTGTCGGTGATCGACCGGAAGCTCAACCCGCAGGAGCAGCCCGGGCAGCAGGCGGTGATCTTCTTCGGCCCGCGCCCGGCGCCGCTCTCGGACGACGCCAAGTCGCAGCTGCGCGGCGTGCTGGTGACGCTGCGCTCCGAGATCCAGCGCGCCATCCCGCGCACCACGGATCGCGGCACGCTGCTTCACCTGCAGGGCGCCGTGCACCGCATCGGCAACATCCTGGACCCGGCGGACTGA
- the egtB gene encoding ergothioneine biosynthesis protein EgtB — translation MATLMLESSPALAQRYTAVRAFTDRLCDGLATEDYVVQSMPDVSPTKWHLAHTSWFFEQFVLVPHLAGYQPLNPAYLYLFNSYYVHAGERHCRAQRGYISRPTVAEVFAYRRHVDERMMELLDGADDELAATLQPLVEIGLNHEQQHQELMLTDLKHVFSVNPLRPVYRERAPEPAGEAAPLRWIGFEGGLHRIGHEGEAFAYDNEGPRHREWIEPFQLASRLATNGEYLEFMADGGYRRPELWLSAGWATVQENGWTEPFYWERHGDDWRIFTLSGMRALAVDEPVSHLSYFEADAFARWAGARLPTEAEWEVAAATVPMRGNLAESGRFHPAPASGDGLLQMYGDVWEWTRSQYVPYPGYQPPPGALGEYNGKFMCNQFVLRGGSCATSETHIRPTYRNFFPPDATWQFTGVRLARDV, via the coding sequence ATGGCCACCCTGATGCTCGAATCGTCCCCTGCCCTGGCGCAGCGATACACCGCGGTGCGCGCGTTCACCGACCGCCTGTGCGACGGGCTGGCGACCGAGGACTACGTCGTCCAGTCGATGCCCGACGTGAGCCCCACCAAGTGGCACCTGGCGCACACGAGCTGGTTCTTCGAGCAGTTCGTCCTGGTGCCGCACCTGGCGGGTTACCAGCCGCTCAATCCGGCGTACCTGTACCTCTTCAACTCGTACTACGTCCACGCGGGCGAGCGGCACTGCAGGGCGCAGCGCGGCTACATCTCGCGCCCCACGGTGGCGGAGGTGTTCGCGTACCGCCGCCACGTGGACGAGCGGATGATGGAGCTGCTGGACGGGGCCGACGACGAGCTCGCGGCCACCCTGCAGCCGCTGGTGGAGATCGGCCTGAACCACGAGCAGCAGCACCAGGAGCTGATGCTCACCGACCTCAAGCACGTCTTTTCCGTGAACCCGCTGCGCCCCGTGTACCGCGAGCGCGCGCCGGAGCCCGCGGGGGAGGCTGCACCGCTGCGCTGGATCGGCTTCGAGGGTGGGCTGCACCGCATCGGCCACGAGGGGGAAGCCTTCGCGTACGACAACGAGGGCCCGCGCCACCGCGAGTGGATCGAGCCGTTCCAGCTCGCCAGCCGGCTGGCGACCAACGGCGAGTACCTGGAGTTCATGGCGGACGGCGGCTACCGTCGGCCGGAGCTCTGGCTCTCTGCCGGGTGGGCCACCGTGCAGGAGAACGGGTGGACGGAGCCCTTCTACTGGGAGCGCCACGGCGACGACTGGCGCATCTTCACCCTCTCCGGCATGCGCGCGCTGGCCGTGGACGAGCCGGTGTCGCACCTCAGCTACTTCGAGGCGGATGCCTTCGCGCGCTGGGCCGGCGCCCGGCTCCCCACGGAGGCGGAGTGGGAGGTTGCGGCGGCCACCGTGCCCATGCGCGGCAACCTGGCCGAGAGCGGGCGCTTCCACCCCGCCCCGGCCTCCGGCGACGGCCTCCTGCAGATGTACGGCGACGTGTGGGAGTGGACGCGCAGCCAGTACGTGCCCTATCCCGGCTACCAGCCCCCTCCGGGCGCCCTGGGCGAGTACAACGGCAAGTTCATGTGCAACCAGTTCGTGCTGCGCGGCGGCTCGTGCGCGACCTCGGAGACCCACATCCGCCCCACCTACCGCAACTTCTTTCCGCCGGACGCGACCTGGCAGTTCACGGGCGTGCGGCTGGCAAGGGACGTGTGA
- a CDS encoding ABC transporter permease: MGWFKRFANLGRRDGVTNEIDRELDFHLAELTDELMAGGMSEEEARREARRRFGNPAVQRERTRDVDVMVWLESLGADLRYALRSLRASPGFTLAAVLSLALGIGANTAIFSLVDAVLLRSLPVSRPQELLQVSMDGRDNTFSNPLWEEVRDRQKAFSSVAAYSSNRFEMARGGESRRVDGAWVSGAYFATLGVRPAAGRLLGAADDRRGCPAVAVLAHAFWQSAYGGDPGVVGRTISLNGSPVEVIGVAARGFSGLEVGRAERIFVPICAQDAMDPLGDGGLSERGRWYLQIVGRRAPGLDDAAVAARLAAVAPSIFAATVPEYYPPDARREYVRTALTARTAANGDSSLRESYRTALLALMGVVVLVLMVACANLANLLLVRGTVRRREIAVRIAIGAGRARLIRQLLTESMVLATLGAALGVLFALWSTRLLVSLLSTSSRPVWLDLSLNGRVLAFAAAVTLVTSLLFGLAPAWQAARGEPHGLLRGQVRGSDAALGRGAGRALVVGQIALSMVLVVGAGLLLSTFSRLQRLDPGFDPKEVLIVSVGGSARQLSPPARLAMQQQVLERLRALPGVRGAGAADLTPIGGSMWNTDIKVDGYQPAKPEDTMVWLNAVGDGYFGAMGTRLLAGRDFAPGDREGSPPVAVINQAMARRIFGAAQPVGRRIRYTAGPMEPIEVEVVGVVEDAVYRSLRDGGEATMYLPAGQQEKAPLNFVVRGGDPQSLVRPVGALLRDAAPGAVFELRTLSDQVAASLLRERLLATLAAFFGGLALLLAVLGLYGTVAYSVARRSTEIGIRMALGAPGRRVVRMVLGDVVRMVAPGVVLGLALSLAMSRFVSSFLYGLEATDPAVMGAAALVLALAALAAGAVPASRAARVDPMVAVRAE; the protein is encoded by the coding sequence ATGGGCTGGTTCAAACGATTCGCCAACCTGGGCCGCCGCGACGGGGTCACGAACGAGATCGACCGCGAGCTCGACTTCCACCTGGCGGAGCTCACCGACGAGCTGATGGCCGGGGGGATGAGCGAGGAGGAGGCCCGGCGCGAGGCGCGGCGCCGCTTCGGCAACCCGGCCGTGCAGCGGGAGCGCACGCGCGACGTCGACGTCATGGTCTGGCTGGAGTCGCTGGGCGCGGACCTGCGCTACGCCCTCCGCTCGCTGCGCGCCAGTCCCGGCTTCACGCTGGCCGCGGTGCTCTCGCTGGCGCTGGGGATCGGCGCGAACACCGCCATCTTCAGCCTGGTGGACGCGGTGCTCCTCCGCAGCCTGCCTGTGAGCCGCCCCCAGGAGCTCCTGCAGGTGAGCATGGACGGGCGCGACAACACCTTTTCCAACCCGTTGTGGGAGGAGGTCCGCGACCGGCAGAAGGCGTTCTCGTCGGTGGCGGCGTACTCCAGCAACCGCTTCGAGATGGCGCGTGGCGGCGAGTCGCGCCGGGTGGACGGGGCTTGGGTGAGCGGCGCCTACTTCGCCACGCTGGGAGTGAGGCCCGCCGCCGGGCGCCTGCTGGGCGCCGCGGACGACCGGCGCGGGTGCCCCGCCGTGGCGGTGCTCGCCCACGCGTTCTGGCAGAGCGCGTACGGCGGCGACCCCGGCGTGGTGGGGCGCACCATCTCGCTGAACGGATCGCCCGTGGAGGTGATCGGCGTGGCGGCGCGCGGCTTCTCCGGCCTGGAGGTGGGGCGGGCCGAGCGGATCTTCGTTCCCATCTGCGCCCAGGACGCCATGGACCCCCTGGGCGACGGCGGCCTCTCGGAACGGGGGCGCTGGTACCTCCAGATCGTGGGCCGCCGCGCACCCGGGCTGGACGACGCCGCGGTGGCTGCCCGCCTGGCGGCGGTGGCTCCGTCCATCTTCGCGGCCACGGTGCCGGAGTACTACCCCCCGGACGCGCGGCGCGAGTACGTGCGCACCGCCCTGACGGCGCGCACCGCCGCCAACGGCGACTCCTCGCTGCGCGAGAGCTACCGCACCGCGCTGCTGGCGCTGATGGGGGTGGTGGTGCTGGTGCTGATGGTGGCGTGCGCGAACCTGGCGAACCTCCTGCTGGTGCGCGGCACCGTGCGCCGCCGGGAAATCGCGGTGCGCATCGCCATCGGGGCGGGGAGGGCGCGCCTGATCCGCCAGCTCCTCACCGAGAGCATGGTGCTGGCCACCCTGGGCGCGGCGCTGGGAGTGCTCTTCGCCCTCTGGTCCACGCGCCTCCTGGTGAGCCTCCTCTCCACCTCGTCGCGCCCGGTGTGGCTGGACCTGTCGCTGAACGGGCGGGTGCTGGCCTTCGCGGCGGCCGTCACCCTGGTCACCAGCCTCCTCTTCGGGCTGGCGCCGGCGTGGCAGGCCGCGCGGGGCGAGCCGCACGGACTGCTGCGGGGGCAGGTGCGCGGCAGCGACGCGGCGCTCGGCCGCGGCGCCGGGCGGGCGCTGGTCGTGGGGCAGATCGCGCTGTCCATGGTGCTGGTGGTGGGCGCGGGGCTCCTTCTCTCCACCTTTTCGCGGCTCCAGCGGCTCGACCCCGGCTTCGACCCCAAGGAAGTGCTGATCGTTTCGGTCGGCGGGTCCGCCCGACAGCTCTCCCCGCCGGCGCGGCTGGCCATGCAGCAGCAGGTGCTGGAGCGGCTGCGCGCGCTGCCGGGGGTGCGCGGCGCGGGCGCGGCGGATCTGACGCCGATCGGCGGCTCCATGTGGAACACGGACATCAAGGTGGACGGGTACCAGCCCGCCAAGCCGGAGGACACCATGGTGTGGCTGAACGCCGTGGGCGACGGCTACTTCGGGGCGATGGGCACCCGCCTGCTGGCCGGGCGTGACTTCGCGCCCGGCGACCGCGAGGGCTCGCCCCCCGTGGCGGTGATCAACCAGGCGATGGCGCGCCGCATCTTCGGCGCGGCCCAGCCGGTCGGGCGGCGGATCCGGTACACCGCCGGCCCCATGGAGCCCATCGAGGTGGAGGTGGTGGGGGTGGTGGAGGACGCGGTGTACCGCTCGCTGCGCGACGGGGGCGAGGCCACGATGTACCTGCCGGCCGGCCAGCAGGAAAAGGCTCCGCTCAACTTCGTGGTCCGCGGCGGCGATCCGCAGTCGCTGGTACGCCCGGTGGGCGCGCTGCTGCGGGACGCGGCACCCGGCGCCGTCTTCGAGCTCCGCACCCTCTCCGACCAGGTGGCCGCCTCGCTCCTGCGCGAACGGCTGCTCGCCACCCTCGCCGCCTTCTTTGGCGGGCTGGCGCTGCTGCTGGCGGTGCTGGGGCTGTACGGCACGGTGGCGTACTCGGTGGCGCGCCGCAGCACCGAGATCGGCATCCGCATGGCGCTGGGCGCGCCCGGCCGCCGCGTAGTGAGGATGGTGCTGGGCGACGTGGTGCGGATGGTGGCCCCCGGCGTGGTGCTGGGCCTCGCGCTGTCGCTGGCGATGAGCCGCTTCGTCTCCTCCTTCCTCTACGGCCTGGAGGCGACGGACCCCGCGGTGATGGGCGCCGCGGCCCTCGTGCTCGCCCTGGCCGCGCTCGCCGCGGGCGCGGTCCCCGCCTCCCGCGCCGCGCGAGTCGATCCGATGGTGGCGGTGCGGGCGGAGTAA
- a CDS encoding PIN domain-containing protein — MAALRKYVLDTNCFVDAARSEPAAAAYEAFVARAAPGLWLSAVVAAELRAGARTARARRVLERQVLGPYLRRGRVLTPSAASWEALGTVLATLATREGLDLKQVPRSFVFDVLIAHNCREAGAVLVSANVRDMERIRRAFSFDHVAPYPDAP, encoded by the coding sequence ATGGCGGCATTGCGGAAGTACGTGCTCGACACGAACTGCTTCGTGGATGCGGCCCGGTCCGAACCCGCAGCGGCGGCCTACGAGGCATTCGTCGCCCGAGCGGCGCCGGGCCTCTGGCTCAGCGCCGTCGTCGCCGCCGAGCTGCGGGCGGGTGCCCGGACGGCCCGCGCGCGCCGCGTGCTGGAGCGCCAGGTGCTCGGCCCCTACCTGCGGCGCGGACGCGTGCTCACCCCGTCGGCGGCGAGCTGGGAGGCGCTCGGCACCGTGCTGGCCACCCTCGCCACCCGCGAAGGCCTGGACCTGAAGCAGGTGCCGCGCAGCTTCGTCTTCGACGTGCTCATCGCGCACAACTGCCGTGAAGCCGGCGCGGTCCTGGTCTCCGCGAACGTCCGCGACATGGAGCGCATCCGGCGCGCATTCTCGTTCGACCACGTGGCGCCCTACCCGGACGCGCCCTGA
- a CDS encoding MFS transporter, with amino-acid sequence MKEPAEDGAERPPAQRGALAALRHRNFRVFYAGQILSLCGTWMQSTAQGWLVLELTNSALLLGVVTAAGSLPSLAFTLWAGVVADRADKRRIILIADLVMGAQSLALAVLTHLGLITYPVLLLLVLVLGSANAFEVPTRQSFFVDLVGKEDLPNAIALNSSAFNGTRIIGPALAGWLIGVAGVAACFYANAVSFLFVVVGLLMMRLPPFRPPERTTSTLDDLREGLAFIRGDRLVRTLVGLIAAMSITAFPYAMLLPVFARDVLRVGATGLGYLLAATGLGALAGGVALAAGGGRLPRGRLMVWSSLAFCAFLFAFTFARTLPLALVLLGCAGFCMILNNATLNALLQSLVPNRLRGRVMSVYVFMFLGMTPIGALQAGALSRAVGAPYALAAGAAALFLIVLTVAVRVPELRRVR; translated from the coding sequence TTGAAGGAACCCGCCGAAGATGGAGCGGAGCGCCCGCCCGCGCAGCGGGGGGCGCTGGCGGCGTTGCGGCACCGCAACTTCCGCGTCTTCTACGCTGGCCAGATCCTGTCGCTGTGCGGCACCTGGATGCAGAGCACGGCGCAGGGGTGGCTCGTGCTGGAGCTCACCAACTCCGCGCTCCTGCTGGGCGTGGTGACGGCGGCGGGGTCGCTTCCGTCGCTCGCCTTCACCCTGTGGGCCGGCGTGGTGGCGGACCGCGCGGACAAGCGCCGCATCATCCTCATCGCCGACCTGGTGATGGGGGCGCAGTCGCTCGCCCTGGCCGTGCTCACGCACCTGGGTCTCATCACCTACCCCGTGCTCCTCCTGCTGGTGCTGGTGCTGGGGAGCGCCAACGCCTTCGAAGTCCCCACGCGCCAGTCGTTCTTTGTAGATCTCGTTGGAAAGGAGGACCTCCCCAACGCCATCGCCCTCAACTCCTCCGCCTTCAACGGCACGCGCATCATCGGGCCGGCGCTGGCGGGGTGGCTGATCGGGGTGGCGGGGGTCGCGGCGTGCTTCTACGCCAACGCCGTCTCCTTTCTGTTCGTGGTGGTAGGGCTGCTGATGATGCGCCTACCGCCCTTTCGTCCGCCGGAACGCACGACTTCGACGCTGGACGACCTGCGCGAGGGGCTCGCCTTCATCCGCGGCGACCGGCTGGTGAGGACGCTGGTAGGGCTGATCGCCGCGATGAGCATCACCGCCTTCCCCTACGCCATGCTCCTCCCCGTCTTCGCGCGCGACGTGCTGCGCGTGGGCGCCACGGGGCTCGGCTACCTGCTGGCGGCGACGGGGCTGGGGGCGCTTGCGGGGGGCGTCGCGCTGGCCGCGGGGGGCGGACGGCTGCCGCGCGGAAGGCTGATGGTGTGGTCGTCGCTGGCGTTCTGCGCCTTCCTCTTCGCCTTCACCTTCGCCCGCACGCTTCCCCTGGCGCTCGTGCTGCTGGGGTGCGCGGGCTTCTGCATGATCCTCAACAACGCCACCCTCAACGCCCTCCTCCAGTCGCTGGTCCCCAACCGGCTGCGGGGGCGGGTGATGTCCGTCTACGTCTTCATGTTCCTGGGGATGACCCCCATCGGCGCGCTGCAGGCGGGCGCCCTTTCGCGCGCCGTCGGCGCCCCGTACGCCCTCGCGGCCGGAGCCGCGGCGCTCTTTTTGATCGTGCTCACCGTCGCCGTGCGCGTGCCCGAGCTCCGGCGCGTGCGGTAG
- a CDS encoding PadR family transcriptional regulator: MTTRNRTDVLQGTLGMLVLRTLKVRGRLHGYAISSDIQRVSAELLRVEEGSLYPALHRMEQEGWIASEWGMTEKNRQARFYSLTPAGEARLAQEQESWARLTLGVHRVLGFA, encoded by the coding sequence ATGACGACACGAAACCGTACGGACGTACTGCAGGGGACGCTGGGGATGCTGGTACTGCGCACGCTCAAGGTGCGCGGCCGGCTGCACGGCTACGCCATCAGCTCAGACATCCAGCGCGTCTCCGCCGAGCTGCTGCGCGTGGAGGAGGGCTCGCTCTACCCCGCGCTGCACCGCATGGAGCAGGAGGGATGGATCGCCAGCGAGTGGGGGATGACGGAAAAGAACCGCCAGGCCCGGTTCTACTCGCTCACGCCGGCCGGCGAGGCGCGGCTGGCGCAGGAGCAGGAGAGCTGGGCGCGACTCACGCTGGGCGTGCACCGGGTGCTGGGGTTCGCGTGA
- a CDS encoding serine hydrolase domain-containing protein — MTSAFLIAFALLPTQASGQASTGERGFAWVDTVFAEFGPATPGCAAAASREGRTLFARAYGMADMAGRLATPATVYDIASVTKQFTAMSVLLLAWEGKLSLDDDVRRWIPELPGYGHKITLRHLLTHTSGIRDFMNLLAMQRGGSPRVTDADALEIVVRQRELNFAPGTDWAYTNSGYLLLAEVARRASGRPLPELARERILAPLGMSATHFSADSVRDRLALGYVRHGAGWAQANYPVFTTGDGGMYSTVEDLLRWAEGLRTGRVGGPAAVRAMETAGALNDGTPLKYAFGVELGEHRGVRTVSHGGAGGGYRAELVRFPGRGLAIAVLCNAGTAPAEALALRVADRLLGLEPLDAQAPETPPAAAPGTEFSRFAGVYVSPAGVVRTFEADSGTLRMRVPPGVVRRLVPVGGAVVRVVNTNTSYHFTQGAARRETPGEPPAVFRYVGPPGDTMAAPARYAGRYHSPELGVTWELSAGIDGTLRVGHGGPGSPETAAAMFRDGYMIVYGLMRFITGCEGEVVGFTVSDERVYGLRFDRVGSVRPPAVCPPR; from the coding sequence ATGACGTCGGCGTTTCTGATCGCCTTCGCCCTCCTGCCGACCCAGGCATCCGGGCAGGCGAGCACGGGCGAACGGGGATTCGCCTGGGTGGATACCGTGTTCGCGGAGTTCGGCCCCGCCACGCCCGGGTGCGCCGCCGCCGCCTCGCGCGAGGGGCGTACGCTGTTCGCGCGGGCGTACGGGATGGCGGACATGGCCGGGCGCCTCGCCACGCCCGCCACCGTGTACGACATCGCTTCCGTCACCAAGCAGTTCACGGCGATGAGCGTCTTGCTGCTGGCGTGGGAAGGCAAGCTGTCGCTGGACGACGACGTGCGCCGCTGGATTCCCGAGCTGCCGGGCTACGGACACAAGATCACGCTGCGGCACCTGCTGACGCACACCAGCGGCATCCGCGACTTCATGAACCTGCTGGCCATGCAGCGCGGCGGCAGCCCCCGGGTGACCGATGCGGACGCGCTGGAGATCGTCGTGCGCCAGCGGGAGCTGAACTTCGCGCCGGGAACCGACTGGGCGTACACCAACTCGGGATACCTGCTGCTGGCGGAGGTGGCGCGGCGCGCGTCCGGGCGCCCGCTTCCCGAGCTGGCGCGCGAGCGCATCCTGGCGCCCCTGGGGATGAGCGCCACCCACTTCAGCGCGGACTCCGTGCGCGACCGGCTCGCCCTGGGATACGTGCGCCACGGCGCGGGATGGGCCCAGGCGAACTACCCGGTGTTCACCACCGGCGATGGCGGCATGTATTCCACGGTGGAGGACCTGCTGCGCTGGGCGGAGGGCCTGCGCACGGGGCGCGTGGGCGGGCCGGCGGCCGTGCGCGCGATGGAGACGGCCGGGGCGCTGAACGACGGCACCCCGCTGAAGTACGCGTTCGGCGTGGAGCTCGGGGAGCACCGGGGCGTGCGCACCGTCTCGCACGGCGGCGCGGGCGGAGGGTACCGCGCCGAGCTCGTGCGCTTCCCCGGCCGCGGGCTGGCCATCGCCGTGCTGTGCAACGCGGGCACGGCGCCGGCCGAAGCGCTCGCCCTACGCGTCGCCGACAGGTTGCTGGGGCTGGAGCCGCTCGATGCGCAGGCGCCGGAGACCCCGCCCGCCGCGGCGCCGGGCACCGAGTTCAGCCGGTTCGCGGGCGTGTACGTCAGCCCCGCCGGCGTGGTGCGGACCTTCGAGGCTGATTCCGGCACGCTGCGCATGCGCGTTCCGCCGGGCGTCGTCCGGCGGCTGGTGCCGGTGGGCGGCGCCGTCGTGCGCGTGGTGAACACCAATACGTCGTACCACTTCACGCAGGGTGCCGCCCGCCGCGAGACTCCGGGCGAGCCGCCCGCGGTGTTCCGCTACGTGGGCCCGCCGGGCGACACCATGGCGGCGCCTGCCCGGTACGCGGGTCGGTACCACAGCCCGGAGCTCGGCGTCACCTGGGAGCTGAGCGCGGGCATCGACGGCACGCTCCGGGTGGGGCACGGCGGACCCGGATCGCCCGAGACGGCCGCGGCCATGTTCAGGGACGGCTACATGATCGTCTACGGGCTGATGCGGTTCATCACCGGCTGCGAAGGCGAGGTGGTGGGCTTCACCGTCTCCGACGAGCGCGTGTACGGCCTGCGCTTCGACCGGGTGGGGAGCGTCCGCCCGCCCGCCGTCTGTCCGCCCCGGTAG